The Anopheles gambiae chromosome 2, idAnoGambNW_F1_1, whole genome shotgun sequence genomic sequence GTAAACACCAGCAGCGCCATCTTTTTGGCCACCGTCATCTCGCCACTGTGCGCCGAGCGTGCTGCCTGGCGCGTTTCCTTTCCGAGGGAGAGATAGATTTGGGCGTAGCAAACCACAATCACCACGAAGCCGCACCCGttcaccaccagcaccgtgAGCAGGTAGGCTATGTCCAGGCTGTCCCGTGCCTCCATCGGCAGGCAGATCGAGGTGGACGAGTAGTTGCTGATGCCGAACAGCGGCATCGACGCCATCGTGATCGCGTACACCCAGCCGATGATCATGATGTACATCGCGGCCGACAGCTTAATACGCCTGTTTAGATAGATCGCGTGCGTGATCGCAAACCAGCGCTCGAGCGTAACGATCGTGAGCGTGAAAATGGACAGATGGCTGGCGAACACGGTGAGAAAGCCGGCCACCTTGCACCCGACGCCGTATTGCCAATCGAACGCGTAGTTGAAGTACTCGCCCATTGAGTGTGCATCGATCGAGGCAATCAGCAGCAGGTAGAGGCCCATGCACAGATCAGCGAACGCGAGATTGCAGATCAGAAACTTTGGGACGGTCAGGTCGCTACGGTTAGAGAACAGCACGACCACTACGGCCACGTTGCCAAACACGGCCAGCAGGACCACCACCCAAACGGATCCCCGAAGCCAGTGCGATCCCATCACGTCCTCGCACGGGTTCAGCGCGTCTGGCATCGGGTAACATTGTACATCCAGGATCCTgtggaaaacaaataacataTTAGTAAATAGTGCAGTGTTGGTTTATTTCTTtggaaatcattaaaaaaataaagactATGTATAGCCTATGAGCCTATGTATGACAAACGTTAAATGCTTCTATTCTGATTTTCAGAATAGACATGTTCCTATGGTGGTTATAGTGATAAAATTAGTAAATCAGGACATATTAGATTTCGTTCtaggatatttttgacatgtcgtactgttttcaataaaataagcaacagaaatgagttttctgtaagtaatttaccaaacaagGCAAAAAATCGTATATCTGGCTGAGTGGAAATCGACTTTGAAGCACACTCCTCCGGATGTGGGTTGAAGGCAGGTGTTATACAGTACTTTTGTCAATATTTTCGCAATATAAATATTCAATATTCTGGCAGTAATCATTGCtgttcatacgaaaacagcttgaACACTAAGTTCCAttaatattatacactgtttttgaGGTATCCATGTCTACCACCACTATATCAACACAATatgacgactataggaaccataccaccattataggtactaTGAAGCAGTCACAATacaatatgtattttttcataaattggatgtgtttcatggtaaatgTTTCATGTGTTCCTGatattttaaatcttttgaaaCACATCTGTGCCACTATAAATTGCACCACTTTTAATACATTTACACTACACATCAATTTTGACCTCACTTCTATTTTCCCTTCGGACTCCAAAAAACGTTAGTACGTTCGGTGCAAATGGTCCATTGCTTGTCTTTCCTCGTCAATTCAACAGTCTGTTCCTTTTGCTCGAATTCCATTCCTCTGTAAAttctttatattttctttcctttaaatttttataaTCCTTTACCATATTCATTGGTTGTTTCTTAACACAACAAATTTGCCTGAATCAATAAGCTAGGCTTATTATCATAACGAAgatagaatatttaaaaaaataaatgaaatttaatttttaagtaAGTTATCTAGaagttaaaattattattctaGAAAGGCCAAGGGTTACAAGtcatgtaaaaataattatcGTTCTTTATGTGAAATTTTCGTTGTGTGGAAAAATAGccaattattttaatgtttgaaaatttcaTGTATTTACTCTCGAAAATTAGATGAAATATGTTGAAAATGGAAGGCTAGAAGCTTCTCAAACATTCAAGTATACCCAGATCCTGATAAACAATCGTAGCACTTTTATTGTACTGACTTACTGTGAATTTTTCTGATGCATTATAGAATAGTAAGGTTTTCACgaacttttaaaatgattcaatATTGTGGTCatgtttctccttcttctgTATCCTGCTTTTACTTCTTACATCTCGAACTACAGAACCAATATCGACCTCCGACTAAAAGTCTTACAAAGATAGCAGTTTGTGATTTAATCTGTGTTAAAAATAACCCAACGAATCAACAAATGCATTTTGCGAATGAGCTACGGTCTGcagaaatattcaaaaatgttatttttaaaattttgggTTGAATGCAACTCAACAAAACGCAACCGTTTAGTCATCAAAGAACATCGATATTGCATGATGAAATATCTCTCCATGCAATCACTACCCAGCATCGTGTGTACTTTACATCTGCACCCACGGTACTTACATTGGCGTCAAATTACCACAGAGCGCTTCCATCGACGAAATCTGTGCAACCGTTTCGTGAAACTCGCCGAGCAGCGGATTTTCCGTGTACAGCCCACCTCCGATTGCCAGTTCGCCCGCATCGTCTACCGGATGACCCGTGATCGGCAGCAGATAGCTGTCATCAACTATCTCACCCATCCGCTTGTCCGACAGATCGATGCCCTTCTGCAACGTGTCAGTCCAAGGTGACCGTCCGTTCGTTTCGTCGCTCGTCGTCAACCGAAACCAGTGTCGAAAATCGGCCGAACGGCGGTTCCGATCGGTCCGGTCTGGGCCACTCCCTTCCTTTCCATCCGCATCCAGCACGAGCGGCGTTTCGGCGCTGGATGGTACCTCCAGCTTAAAGTGTGGCGTAGAGTAACCGTTCGCAATGCACCGATGCTGCACTTCGTAGAACTTTTTCAAGTTGCGCTCGTGTGCGTCCGGGTCGTGCCGGGCAGGAAACTTGAACGCGCAGCAGTGGAATGAATGCGTCAGGTAGGCGGTCCGTAAGTTCTGCAATGAACAaaggtaaagtgcacgaaacATCGAGACGGcttagtttgtttttgctttataaTGAATGAGCTTTTCCAAAGTAACATTGGCATGTACATGTTCGTTTGCTGACTTGTAAATCCTTGGAAGAATccttaaaatgttaaaagtcAAGTATTCCACTTGGCTTCTTGATACGGATAACTTTGTTTTTATGCAATGCGAAGGCAAGACCAACATGTTATTCTTTCCTAATATCCTGTTGGGATAATCTTTGACTTTAATGCTACCACAAATAGCACTGCTCTTACCTTAAAGTTGTACACTGAGGGAATAGTTTTCAACGAGTGTGTATGCTGAATGCGTAGGACTTCCAGCTCGGCTAAGCCTTCCGTGGGCAACTCCTCGATGGCGGTACCAGAGAGATCGCTGCAGCAAAACATGCGAAAGAAAACAAGAGAATATGAAGAATGATTGACGGTTGCGCTTCACACTAACTACCCATCCATTACACTCACAGCTCTCTTATGTTGCTTATGCCcacaaacgctttttcgtggATTTCCTTTAGCTTGTAGTTCATTTTGATGCTTCTGTAGAAGGGTGTAAGAAATGTGTTGGGAGATTGCTTTTTTCAAATACGAGCTGTACGAGCTTAAAGCAGCTGTAGTAACCCTACTTACAGTTTTGCTATTTCAGAGCCATGGAAAGCTGAACCGTGAATCTCGGTGAGCGCATTATTATCGAGGATTctgccaaaaaaaacaaacaaatcggtCAATCAGGCAGTCGCTTCCGTTTTCACGATAGACGCCGCACCGTCTTCCCAGTACTTACAGCTCGTCAGTCTTCAGTTGAATCGATCGCTCGTGGATTTCGCGAATTTGATTTCCATCCAAATCACTGCATGAGGCAAgcataaatacataaaatacaTGCGGTGTTTCAGCATACGTTCGCACCCTTGTACAGCAATGTGTTGCTCGTTTGATTTAGTTCCGAGGAAAGCGTTAGTAACATCGGCAACAGTTTATGTTACCCGATCCATAAACAAGTGCGGTGAAGCTAGTgaagatggtggtggtagtgatgatgatgatgatggtgatgatgttgatggtcGAGCAGTTGATGAAAGGTGATCGAAATAGTGGTCTAAAAATAGTTTGCCAGGGCAGACGATAACCTTGCTCAGAACtggaaaaaaatgaacgaGATTCATGATGTGGGGTGGATGATGTGGGGTGGATGATGTGGGGTGGATGATGTGGGTTTCCAACACATGCTGAATGGCCGCTAACGTTAACGCAACCCACTAGAACCAAACCGAAGCGCACAACCAAAACGCATGCATTATGGATCCTCACGGAAGCGTAACAACAACGGGTAGGGTTTATTTTATACTCGGTATTTGCTTCATGCAATCTACTTACACCATATGCATTATTATGTGATCGGAGAGAACGCGCAGGTCGGGCACCGCAAGTAGTCCACTGTGTATAATCCGCCTTGTTTCCCAGAGCCAGTCCGTTATCATGGAATTGAAATGCAGTGGTGAAAATGCATGCAGTAAACGGGGTAAAGAGTATGTAAAGTGGTTTTTAGATTTCGGTGATATCGCGCAGGCTAATTCAAATTATAAAACAAGCAATATGTTTTGCCACAGTTGAGAACGTAGACTCACtacgattttgattttagtACGATAATTTGATTAACCTTCGGTTTGTCGATGCTTTTACGGCACCAATGGGCAGCATATTCGGATTATGACCTTAAGTTTAATAACCGCATCATTTGTTTGATGGGATCGGAACGCCTACTGCTAAATTTAACGTAAAACGTTGAGCTGTGATCGGTTACATTATTCGACAAAGTATAACCGTTCGAAACAAGTTTGTGTTTTGCGAATTCAAAATCATTTCAACAAACAATTTGATCGCCCATTTAACTAAATCAATACAAAATCCATCtaattaaatgttattttaaccgtttcaaaaataagctttaagCTAATTTTTAACAATGCGGGGAAGTTTTACGTGATATATTGTTAAGGATGTGGTATTTCTACACGATTTATCAGaacgcacagcacacacacgttggaaatagaaaacatttgattttttttttaatttatgcacTTACTTTCTTCGAAGCAGCAAAACATGCTAATAAAAACTGATACACTTGTCTTTATTCAGTGCAATGCCTTGCATTGACCACTTTGTGTATGACTTAGCCCAATTGAAAAAAACACCGTAATTCTCATAATGCAAGACGTGGCATACAACCTGTTTAAGGTAAAGGGCACACTTTCAAAATATCTGATTTATAATTGGAATCAGTTgaacatgttttaatatttaaaaaaggtatAAAAGCATAACTGGCAGTATACAACAGATAATATTTTTCACATCCATATTTCgatttatttcaatatttggCAGTAAGGCTCTTTTATTCTTATGTGCAAATCTATCACCTAGATCTGATCTCATTATCTTAACAAAAGTAATAAGCCAGTAAGACTTATAGAACATTGTAAAATTTAAAGGGCAGCATCAAGACAAAAAATTGTAAGAAAGGGTAGAAATAATTGTTAGTATTCTAGGTGATTGCCAAAGGATGTTAGGGAAAGGTAATAATCAAAGTGGTGGGAAGAAGCAATAAATACAATCATTGCACTTAGTAGCGGGTCACTACGACCAACAGCAGTACGACAAGTACTCCTACTTATCCGACATGACATGAAGGAGACTTGAGTCAAGGAACGATGGGCTTCAAGTGTCTCAAGACCCAGAAGCCTACATCTATCCTCGTCGACGACATTGAGGAAGACCTCCAGTTTTCGGTTTGGGGAACGCTCGTTGGACCCGCTCGATATCTTCAATGTGTACTTTGGCGGTGAGGGTCCAAAGTACTGAGCAATATTCGAGCGTTGCCCTCACTATTGCACAATACAAGTATTTTAGGCATACTGGGTCTGAAAAATCACGAACAAGGGGTTACAAAATGCAGAGCGCTAGCAAATTTGTTGTCCAAATGGTTAGACCGCTATCCAGCCATACCCCAAGATCCTTAATCATGTTGACCCTTGACACTATTACACTGTTTATGGTATAAGGATGTAACATGGGGGTGCGGGATCGAGTGAATGATAAaacattaaggccgggctacattgatcgtactcctgagtgtaatttcgattttcactagcgcacctggcggcggctggtggaagctttttttggtcatcaagGGAATGGTCTTGCCGGATCtaaaatttaagttgttttttcaccgttttttgatgcgaaaacggctgaaatacttgcacaacatattcatctatcaattacaaagcttttccagcccagttaaggtaaaaaacatggaaaaataacatattttctggagcgacttcaaattgtttggcaaaatgcttcggtcagccgccgccaggtgcgctagtgaaaatcgaaattacactcaggagtacgatcaatgtagcccggcctttacacttatcaggacaGAGGGACAACTAATTTctccaacacaaaaaaattaatgatcaataaaaagaaacgaaaataaaccgTTCATAAGCATTGATAAACCGGTCGCTGTCGCACCCAAGCATATTGCCCcaatgttttgaaatttcatgtaTTGTTCTCTAGCAAACTCAACAccatgagcaaaaaaaacacatctttCATTGGTTGCTTTGTGTACCTTCGACACACATTTAACAGTGTTGAATTATGATTTTACGGATTGGAAATGTAGTTTAAAGTATTTAACTGGCTAGATATACCCTTAAAACTGCTTATCATGACCGTTTTGCTCCGTTGTGCCGTAATTGTCCAAAACATAATGTGTGTAATCAACATCAAGGATCtataattacaaaattatCTTAATCAACTATGATTTAAACTAACTTCAATTTGTGACACATCACTAAAAAAAGTCCATCCAACTTTCTCCAATACAAGCAAATTAGAAAGCTCAGAAACTTGATTTATTTATCAGAGAAAATAGTGAAACCCATTAACAATAAAACGAGTGCAATAGGGATGTAACACATTGATGGGAATTTATGGGAAATATTTCATGTTCACTTTAAGAACATATGATATTCAAAACCAGAGCCTTATTTGTCAGGaatgttaaatttaaactcataaaatgaaacatttaagctgtttaaataattaatcacAAGTAAATAAGACTAAATTACAAGAAATGCACAGAAACGGAAAAATTATCATGGCTTGACAACGACCCTGCTATTAATGTTCAAAGATTGAACTTAAAGTATTCTATTTTTCCTCTCTCATTTTCCTTCAAATGCCTCACTGTTTACATGGAGACCGTCGCTCAAAGCAGGCAGCTCACCTTATAACTAACGTAATGTCTAAcgtgtttttctgtttcctgTTTGCTTCTTATGAGTTTTGAAAGTTTGAgcgaatgaaaaattaaaaaagttaAACTTTGCTACCTACTACATTCACCTTTACGGTCGCAAAGGTTGGTAGCTACTGTCGTGCTTCCAAAAATCAATCTCTGCGCGCCAAAATCAAAGCTCACGGATCGCTCGGCCGAGTTTGGGGaggaatttaattttcaaacgAAAACTGAATTAGCTATAAGGTATGTTTTCGTCCGAACGGCGAAAACCATTGCATGGTCTGAGACGTCCTCCGGGAGGAAAGCGTGTTATTTCAGTTCGCTACTAAAAAATGCTTTAATGTGAAAGCAGCACTGTGATAAGATGAAAACATAACAGAAACTTTATTGCCATCAATCACAGCTTTGCTAGCGTTCCAGGCTTTGACCTTAAACAGATTGTCATGCTGTTACATCTATATTAATCTTATTTGTAAGCGTCTGAGCGACCATTTTTTCTCTGTTCTTCTATAAACGAAAGCATGTATTTCCTGTTGTTATATTGTCTTTGGACTTGGCCTAAAATAATAAGAAACGCCAACGTTGCAAACTTCAATTTAACCAATACTTACAGCGTTTTCAGTCTCGTCGAGATGCCTTCAAACACGTCGGCGGGCAGAAACTCTAGCTTCGGTGCGTGAGCAATGTACAGTGTACGCAGATGGCGCAGCCGGGCGAAGGCGGCCGGCTCGATGCGATGAAACTCCCGCAAGTAGATGAAAAACAGATCCTGCAGCGTGTCCGCGTACACGGTGAGCGCGTTCGTGCGCAACCGCTTGATCCCAACCTTTTCCAGCGTGAGGCGCTGCATGCCGGTCAGCTTCTGGGGCACCCGGACGATCGATTGCCCGAGGCAGCGGCACTGCACCTCGCCTGCCGCTTCCTCGGTCGAGTTCCAGCACCGGCATTGGCCGCGTTTCAGTTCAATCACCGGTACTGTGCCAGATTCCAGCCCGTCCGCAGGTGCATCCTCGTGTACCGGCTGCCGAGAGCGGGTACCGTTCGCGTCCAGCAttgctgttgtcgttgtgtTGCCCCAGGCGGCATCTAGCCCTACCTCCAGCCCCGACACCGCAGGTTTGCCGGTCCGTGCAGCAATCACATTGTTGACCGACGTAACCGCAACACTGTTAGGGCTTGCTTGCGTGGCCGCCAGCACCACCGCGATCGGTTGACTTCCTGCCAGCAGGATACTAACCGAgcaccacaaccacacacacacccacggtCGATAAAACGGGCCCCGGGCGCGGTTCCACCAAACtgtcattattttattttcgccTTTCGCGATGGACACCGCGGCGGTGCGTACCGGTTTTCAAAATAGCTGCCGGAAGTTTGGCTACGTTTGGGTTTCTCTCTTTGTTTTCcctccgttttttttatatgtttgcaCAGTTCACTTTGACGCTTGCGGCTATTGGGTTGCGTATGTTGCGTTCACACGGAGTGGAGCGGGTGAGCCCACTGTAGACGAACAAGGCTTGCTTGATC encodes the following:
- the LOC1270908 gene encoding thyrotropin receptor isoform X2, coding for MTVWWNRARGPFYRPWVCVWLWCSVSILLAGSQPIAVVLAATQASPNSVAVTSVNNVIAARTGKPAVSGLEVGLDAAWGNTTTTAMLDANGTRSRQPVHEDAPADGLESGTVPVIELKRGQCRCWNSTEEAAGEVQCRCLGQSIVRVPQKLTGMQRLTLEKVGIKRLRTNALTVYADTLQDLFFIYLREFHRIEPAAFARLRHLRTLYIAHAPKLEFLPADVFEGISTRLKTLRIIHSGLLAVPDLRVLSDHIIMHMVDLDGNQIREIHERSIQLKTDELILDNNALTEIHGSAFHGSEIAKLSIKMNYKLKEIHEKAFVGISNIRELDLSGTAIEELPTEGLAELEVLRIQHTHSLKTIPSVYNFKNLRTAYLTHSFHCCAFKFPARHDPDAHERNLKKFYEVQHRCIANGYSTPHFKLEVPSSAETPLVLDADGKEGSGPDRTDRNRRSADFRHWFRLTTSDETNGRSPWTDTLQKGIDLSDKRMGEIVDDSYLLPITGHPVDDAGELAIGGGLYTENPLLGEFHETVAQISSMEALCGNLTPMILDVQCYPMPDALNPCEDVMGSHWLRGSVWVVVLLAVFGNVAVVVVLFSNRSDLTVPKFLICNLAFADLCMGLYLLLIASIDAHSMGEYFNYAFDWQYGVGCKVAGFLTVFASHLSIFTLTIVTLERWFAITHAIYLNRRIKLSAAMYIMIIGWVYAITMASMPLFGISNYSSTSICLPMEARDSLDIAYLLTVLVVNGCGFVVIVVCYAQIYLSLGKETRQAARSAHSGEMTVAKKMALLVFTNFACWAPIAFFGLTAIAGYPLIGVSKSKILLVFFYPLNSCANPYLYAILTVQYRKDLFSLLAKLHRREVP
- the LOC1270908 gene encoding thyrotropin receptor isoform X1 yields the protein MTVWWNRARGPFYRPWVCVWLWCSVSILLAGSQPIAVVLAATQASPNSVAVTSVNNVIAARTGKPAVSGLEVGLDAAWGNTTTTAMLDANGTRSRQPVHEDAPADGLESGTVPVIELKRGQCRCWNSTEEAAGEVQCRCLGQSIVRVPQKLTGMQRLTLEKVGIKRLRTNALTVYADTLQDLFFIYLREFHRIEPAAFARLRHLRTLYIAHAPKLEFLPADVFEGISTRLKTLRIIHSGLLAVPDLRVLSDHIIMHMVDLDGNQIREIHERSIQLKTDELILDNNALTEIHGSAFHGSEIAKLSIKMNYKLKEIHEKAFVGISNIRELDLSGTAIEELPTEGLAELEVLRIQHTHSLKTIPSVYNFKNLRTAYLTHSFHCCAFKFPARHDPDAHERNLKKFYEVQHRCIANGYSTPHFKLEVPSSAETPLVLDADGKEGSGPDRTDRNRRSADFRHWFRLTTSDETNGRSPWTDTLQKGIDLSDKRMGEIVDDSYLLPITGHPVDDAGELAIGGGLYTENPLLGEFHETVAQISSMEALCGNLTPMILDVQCYPMPDALNPCEDVMGSHWLRGSVWVVVLLAVFGNVAVVVVLFSNRSDLTVPKFLICNLAFADLCMGLYLLLIASIDAHSMGEYFNYAFDWQYGVGCKVAGFLTVFASHLSIFTLTIVTLERWFAITHAIYLNRRIKLSAAMYIMIIGWVYAITMASMPLFGISNYSSTSICLPMEARDSLDIAYLLTVLVVNGCGFVVIVVCYAQIYLSLGKETRQAARSAHSGEMTVAKKMALLVFTNFACWAPIAFFGLTAIAGYPLIGVSKSKILLVFFYPLNSCANPYLYAILTVQYRKDLFSLLANYGLCTQRAQQYKMTYSMPTNTFQVAPARGSVNYNSSNNGTITSAAGMAALASTNTDTITTTVTCGSVVLNSNGNHGNGTATGDTSANSPANGTSAGPGVVEDETFL